From Chitinophagales bacterium, one genomic window encodes:
- the surE gene encoding 5'/3'-nucleotidase SurE → MIHKIISDPNRPLILITNDDSIYSKGIRSLIDAVKDLGQVVVVAPSLPQSGMGHAVTLKEPIRLTPIQRFDGILGSFACSGTPVDSVKIARDVILDRKPDICLSGINHGSNSSINIIYSGTMSAAVEAAIEEIPSIGFSLCDHDLDADFEVAKSVARKLTIQMLEHPMTKPSLLNVNIPKVKAENLKGYRVCRQAQAKWVEEFEERKDPRGGHYYWLTGRFVNFDEGHDTDEWALANDYVSIVPIQFDLTNYHNINYIHNNWELN, encoded by the coding sequence ATGATTCATAAAATAATTTCTGATCCGAATAGACCTTTAATACTAATCACCAATGATGATAGTATTTATTCAAAAGGTATACGAAGTCTAATAGATGCAGTGAAAGACCTTGGCCAAGTTGTGGTGGTGGCTCCTAGTCTGCCGCAGAGTGGTATGGGACATGCTGTGACGCTCAAAGAACCTATACGCCTCACACCTATTCAGCGATTTGATGGTATTTTGGGTAGTTTTGCCTGCAGCGGTACACCGGTAGATTCTGTAAAAATTGCTCGTGATGTTATTTTAGATCGCAAACCTGATATTTGTCTTTCTGGTATCAATCATGGTTCTAATTCTTCTATCAATATTATTTATTCAGGAACCATGAGTGCAGCAGTAGAGGCGGCTATTGAGGAGATTCCTTCTATAGGTTTTTCCTTATGTGATCATGATTTAGATGCTGATTTTGAAGTAGCGAAGTCTGTAGCTCGCAAATTGACTATACAAATGCTAGAACATCCAATGACGAAGCCTAGTCTGCTGAATGTAAACATACCCAAAGTAAAAGCTGAAAACTTAAAGGGTTATCGGGTGTGCAGACAAGCGCAGGCAAAATGGGTAGAGGAGTTTGAAGAACGCAAAGATCCACGAGGTGGACACTATTATTGGCTTACGGGTAGGTTTGTTAACTTTGATGAAGGCCATGATACGGATGAATGGGCACTAGCTAATGATTATGTTTCCATAGTTCCTATCCAGTTTGATCTCACCAACTATCACAATATTAATTATATACACAATAACTGGGAGTTAAATTAA
- a CDS encoding DUF2147 domain-containing protein → MSAQSSPIGIWVTIDDETGKEKSHVEIYERDGKLFGKIIKLLLKPNNSVCEVCDGDRKNKPLVGMVIIYNMKKHGDKWDGGKIYKADSGKEYNGFLKMNGPDKLIVTGKVLFITKSQTWRRLK, encoded by the coding sequence ATGAGTGCACAATCATCTCCTATCGGTATCTGGGTTACCATTGATGACGAAACGGGCAAGGAAAAGTCACATGTAGAAATCTATGAAAGAGATGGGAAGTTATTTGGAAAAATTATAAAACTGCTGCTCAAGCCTAATAACAGTGTATGCGAAGTCTGCGATGGTGACCGTAAGAACAAGCCACTGGTAGGAATGGTAATCATTTATAATATGAAAAAGCACGGAGACAAATGGGATGGCGGTAAGATATACAAAGCAGATTCGGGCAAAGAATACAATGGTTTTCTCAAAATGAATGGTCCTGATAAACTGATAGTGACTGGAAAGGTCTTATTTATCACCAAATCTCAAACATGGAGAAGGTTAAAATAA